Proteins co-encoded in one Oncorhynchus keta strain PuntledgeMale-10-30-2019 chromosome 36, Oket_V2, whole genome shotgun sequence genomic window:
- the sfr1 gene encoding swi5-dependent recombination DNA repair protein 1 homolog: METTPKTTKSKPVYGTPCYLKSSPCESSSVQKPKQQMSSSLKERLKRSKRSFTSPVSVAKRLNIDDDQLPSTADKETEHGAKTDRPKNIDINRNEITPSECPETRRPGVPGPMPESAQPTHIDLLQLRDQLKREVKERTERLRRLKMVKMYRSKNDLTQLRVLIDKWRSCSQAALYELQSDLPIDGRKASISQLIDLFGVEDSILHFNRTEEDFTNA; this comes from the exons ATGGAGACCACACCGAAGACAACCAAATCAAAACCTGTGTACGGCACACCCTGTTATTTAAAATCAAGCCCATGTGAATCCAGTAGTGTGCAAAAG CCAAAACAGCAGATGAGTTCTTCTCTGAAGGAACGACTGAAAAGATCAAAACGTTCCTTCACCTCTCCTGTTTCCGTGGCCAAACGTCTTAACATCGATGATGACCAACTTCCCTCAACAGCAGACAAAGAGACCGAGCATGGTGCCAAAACAGACAGACCGAAGAATATTGACATCAACAGAAATGAGATCACGCCCAGTGAATGTCCAGAGACTAGAAGGCCTGGGGTCCCTGGCCCCATGCCTGAATCGGCTCAACCCACTCATATAGATTTGCTACAACTACGAGACCAATTGAAGAGAGAGGTTAAAGAAAGGACCGAGAGACTACGGCGACTGAAGATGGTTAAAATGTACAGAAGCAAG AATGACCTGACACAGTTGAGAGTTTTGATTGACAAGTGGCGGAGTTGTAGTCAGGCTGCATTGTATGAGCTCCAGTCAGATCTCCCCATAGATGGCAGGAAAGCCAGCATCTCCCAGCTAATTGACCTCTTTGGTGTAGAGGACAGCATACTGCACTTTAACCGCACAGAAGAGGACTTCACCAATGCATAG